A single genomic interval of Rosistilla ulvae harbors:
- a CDS encoding VOC family protein, with protein MNRHEKINYVEFPARNLAATKAFFTAAFGWSFTDYGPEYTAFSGQGLDGGFFQADLAAETVNGSALIVLFSDSLEATQAKVEQAGGTVIKPIFHFPGGRRFQFIEPSGNELAVWSDK; from the coding sequence ATGAATCGACACGAGAAGATCAACTACGTCGAGTTCCCGGCCCGCAATCTGGCGGCGACGAAAGCATTTTTCACCGCCGCGTTCGGCTGGTCCTTTACCGATTACGGCCCTGAATACACCGCCTTTTCAGGCCAGGGGCTCGACGGCGGTTTCTTTCAAGCGGATCTGGCTGCAGAAACAGTCAATGGGTCCGCCCTGATCGTACTGTTTAGCGATTCACTGGAGGCGACGCAGGCGAAGGTGGAACAGGCTGGCGGAACGGTGATCAAGCCGATCTTTCACTTTCCCGGGGGCCGAAGGTTCCAGTTCATCGAGCCAAGCGGAAACGAGTTGGCGGTTTGGTCGGACAAATAA
- the secA gene encoding preprotein translocase subunit SecA: MAILERIWELLGVISGGLLRMIERSATAVFGSHNARQLKKLTARIEQINALEPKYQVMSDDELREQTQLFRNRLRAGETLDDILEEAFAVCREGGKRWLNMRHYDVQLIGGMVLHSGAIAEMVTGEGKTLVATLPCYLNALEGKGVHVITVNDYLARRDMEWMAPLYMGLGLTIGTIQGGMSTSARQAAYACDITYGTNNEFGFDYLRDNMRPAARGDDRFPKEMQQSQGPLNYAIIDEVDNILIDEARTPLIISGPAHTDPQKYAEANRIAKQLQKELHFTVNEKDHSVTLSDEGVREAEKLAGVESFYTAGNMEWPHLIDNSLKALHLYKRDVNYVVKEGQIVIVDEFTGRLMEGRQWSDGLHQSVEAKEGVRIKEETQTMATITLQNFFKLYNKLSGMTGTAMTEANEFMKIYNLDVIEIPTNRVLKRIENPDVIYMSEREKYEAVAHEIERAAKWDILELTDGSEIWGAIQADEDDAITIIPKGEKNKQRIPRDKLATVERSGRPVLVGTVSIEKSERLGQLLERRGIKHEVLNAKQHKREAEIVAQAGRLGAVTIATNMAGRGTDIILGGNPETMAWAQLQDKYPTRLEVPKEEWNTLVRDIQEREKMKEAAEEVRTRGGLMVIGTERHESRRIDLQLRGRCGRQGDFGSSRFFLSLEDDLMRIFAGDWVKSVMVKLGMTEGEAIESAMVSRRIASAQKKVEERNFEIRKSLLEYDEVMDEQRKRVYTYRQQILDGVSCSELILRQIKGQVDHYVDILASEHYGAESFAAWSGSQLGCQLEPKDFRNMDYQAAEQYAKEQAERAAEAMVLEAVEENLPYEEDEADWNWNALVNWCNTKYSTNYRDKDLKQLERRDLEEELTQAACKTISRVDLSPGEMFLAADFGLQTIANWVRDKFGIEVTVDEMRDLETKDIKALLVQRAQGAYSVKEAEYPILAGLSRFCETSGGQTRIDREGLALWAQDRFGIQVSVEDLRSLQRDELKQLLVDISSKSNDQAGSLHSDSCKRVEALFAGADEGTTATIAAGSDDSLDALTQWLHEDLGVRLPKDELARMDRATMLRTVDGAVDERYHPEMRRMERQVLLNIVDTAWKDHLLAMDHLRSSVSLKSYAQMDPKVEYKREGMRLFETMWTSIGERTTDLIFRMESLNEDFVRSTFMGAQERHDDTPSGIESGADDANEAASASQDGDAKIEPVRNRGEKIRPNDKCPCGSGKKYKACCKRHGTYA; encoded by the coding sequence ATGGCAATATTGGAACGCATCTGGGAATTACTCGGCGTCATTTCCGGCGGCCTGCTGCGCATGATCGAGCGCAGTGCGACGGCGGTATTCGGATCGCACAACGCCCGTCAGTTGAAAAAGCTGACTGCTCGAATCGAACAAATTAATGCGTTGGAGCCGAAATACCAGGTGATGAGCGACGACGAGCTGCGCGAACAGACTCAGTTGTTCCGCAATCGCTTGCGCGCCGGGGAAACGTTGGACGACATCCTTGAAGAAGCGTTTGCGGTCTGCCGCGAAGGGGGCAAGCGTTGGTTGAACATGCGACATTACGATGTCCAGTTGATCGGCGGCATGGTGTTGCATTCGGGGGCGATCGCCGAAATGGTCACCGGTGAAGGCAAAACGCTGGTCGCAACGCTCCCTTGTTACCTCAACGCCTTGGAGGGCAAAGGGGTGCACGTGATCACGGTCAACGATTACCTCGCTCGCCGCGATATGGAGTGGATGGCTCCGCTGTACATGGGCTTGGGGTTGACGATCGGAACGATCCAAGGGGGGATGAGCACCAGCGCCCGGCAGGCGGCTTACGCGTGTGATATCACCTACGGTACGAACAACGAATTTGGCTTCGATTATCTCCGCGACAACATGCGTCCGGCGGCTCGCGGCGACGATCGCTTCCCGAAAGAGATGCAGCAGAGCCAAGGCCCGCTGAACTATGCGATCATCGATGAGGTCGACAATATCTTGATCGACGAAGCGCGAACGCCGTTGATCATCTCCGGTCCCGCGCATACCGATCCGCAGAAATACGCCGAAGCGAATCGGATCGCCAAGCAATTGCAGAAGGAATTGCACTTCACGGTCAATGAAAAGGACCATTCCGTCACGCTCAGCGACGAAGGGGTTCGCGAAGCGGAAAAATTGGCCGGCGTGGAGAGCTTTTACACCGCGGGCAACATGGAATGGCCACACTTGATCGACAATTCGCTCAAGGCGCTGCACCTCTATAAACGCGACGTCAACTACGTCGTCAAAGAGGGCCAGATCGTGATCGTCGACGAATTCACGGGGCGTCTGATGGAAGGCCGCCAGTGGTCCGACGGTTTGCATCAATCGGTCGAAGCCAAGGAGGGCGTCCGGATCAAAGAAGAGACGCAGACGATGGCGACCATCACGCTGCAAAACTTCTTCAAGCTGTACAACAAGCTCTCGGGCATGACCGGTACGGCGATGACCGAAGCCAACGAGTTTATGAAGATCTACAACTTGGATGTGATCGAGATCCCGACCAACCGAGTGCTTAAGCGGATCGAGAATCCCGACGTGATCTACATGTCCGAACGCGAGAAATACGAAGCGGTCGCACACGAAATCGAACGGGCCGCCAAATGGGATATCTTGGAACTTACCGATGGCTCCGAGATATGGGGAGCGATCCAGGCCGATGAGGATGACGCGATTACGATCATCCCCAAAGGCGAAAAGAACAAACAACGCATTCCACGCGACAAGCTCGCAACCGTCGAACGCTCCGGGCGCCCGGTGCTGGTCGGTACTGTGTCGATCGAAAAAAGCGAGCGGTTGGGCCAATTGCTCGAACGCCGAGGCATCAAGCATGAAGTCTTGAATGCCAAGCAACACAAGCGGGAAGCGGAGATCGTTGCTCAGGCGGGACGTCTGGGGGCGGTCACGATCGCGACCAATATGGCGGGGCGTGGTACCGACATCATCCTCGGTGGCAATCCCGAAACAATGGCCTGGGCTCAGCTGCAAGACAAATATCCGACACGGTTGGAAGTTCCCAAAGAGGAATGGAATACCTTGGTTCGCGACATCCAAGAACGCGAAAAGATGAAGGAAGCGGCCGAAGAGGTGCGGACGCGTGGCGGGCTGATGGTAATCGGTACCGAGCGACACGAATCGCGTCGGATCGATCTCCAGTTGCGTGGCCGTTGCGGTCGCCAAGGCGATTTTGGATCCAGTCGTTTCTTTCTGTCGCTGGAAGACGATCTGATGCGGATCTTCGCTGGCGATTGGGTCAAGAGCGTGATGGTCAAGCTGGGAATGACCGAAGGCGAAGCGATCGAAAGTGCGATGGTTTCTCGTCGGATTGCTTCGGCACAGAAGAAGGTCGAAGAACGTAACTTTGAAATTCGCAAGAGCCTGCTCGAATACGACGAAGTGATGGACGAGCAGCGTAAGCGAGTCTACACCTACCGCCAACAGATCCTCGATGGCGTCAGCTGCAGCGAATTGATCCTCCGACAGATCAAAGGACAGGTCGATCATTACGTCGACATCCTAGCGTCGGAGCACTATGGGGCCGAGTCGTTTGCGGCGTGGAGCGGCAGCCAGTTGGGGTGCCAATTGGAACCCAAGGATTTCCGCAACATGGACTACCAGGCGGCCGAACAATATGCCAAGGAACAGGCTGAACGAGCGGCCGAAGCGATGGTGTTGGAAGCGGTCGAAGAGAACCTGCCCTATGAAGAGGATGAAGCCGATTGGAACTGGAACGCGCTGGTCAATTGGTGCAACACGAAATACAGTACCAATTACCGGGACAAGGATCTGAAGCAGCTCGAACGTCGCGATCTCGAAGAGGAGTTGACGCAGGCGGCTTGCAAAACGATCTCCAGAGTGGATTTGTCGCCGGGTGAAATGTTCCTGGCCGCCGACTTTGGCCTTCAAACGATCGCTAATTGGGTTCGCGACAAATTTGGTATCGAAGTCACCGTCGATGAGATGCGCGATCTGGAAACCAAGGATATCAAAGCTCTCTTGGTTCAACGCGCTCAAGGTGCCTATTCGGTCAAAGAGGCGGAATATCCGATTCTGGCGGGCCTTTCGCGGTTCTGCGAAACCTCCGGTGGCCAAACCCGCATCGACCGCGAGGGACTTGCCCTGTGGGCCCAGGATCGCTTCGGTATTCAAGTTTCGGTCGAAGACCTGCGAAGTCTTCAACGCGACGAACTGAAGCAATTGCTGGTCGATATCAGTAGCAAATCGAACGATCAGGCCGGATCGTTGCATTCCGACTCTTGCAAGCGAGTCGAGGCCTTGTTTGCTGGGGCCGATGAGGGGACGACGGCGACGATCGCTGCCGGCAGCGACGATTCGCTCGACGCGTTGACCCAGTGGTTGCACGAAGATCTTGGCGTACGACTACCAAAAGACGAACTAGCGCGGATGGATCGCGCAACGATGTTGCGGACCGTCGATGGGGCCGTCGACGAACGCTATCATCCCGAAATGCGACGGATGGAACGCCAGGTGTTGCTGAACATTGTCGACACCGCTTGGAAGGACCATCTGCTGGCGATGGATCACCTGCGCAGCAGTGTGTCGCTGAAAAGCTACGCTCAAATGGACCCCAAGGTCGAATACAAACGCGAAGGCATGCGATTGTTTGAAACCATGTGGACCTCGATTGGCGAACGAACCACCGATCTGATCTTCCGCATGGAGAGCCTAAACGAAGATTTTGTTCGCAGCACATTCATGGGGGCTCAGGAACGCCACGACGATACGCCCAGCGGGATCGAATCGGGAGCCGACGATGCAAACGAAGCGGCCAGCGCCAGCCAAGATGGCGACGCCAAGATCGAACCGGTTCGCAACCGTGGCGAAAAGATCCGCCCGAACGATAAGTGCCCCTGCGGCAGCGGCAAAAAATATAAGGCATGCTGCAAGCGACATGGTACGTACGCCTAA
- a CDS encoding DUF1501 domain-containing protein — translation MLSIKGAAGKDLCDSSLKRTRRDVLRVGGSGMLGLSLGSMLNLQAKASETPVGGGPGWGKAKSIILVYLQGGPSQLDLWDPKENVPDNVRSVFKPISTKIPGVKFTENLPGLAQLNDRFTMIRSMSYTPNGLFNHTAAIYQMMTGYTTDKVSPSGQLEPPSPKDFPNFGSNLIRLRPVDEPMLPFVMLPRPLQESNVVGKGGSAGFLGKSYDPYTLYPSGDDMDMEKMSRIKIDDLMLRPEVFSVRLQRRARLRDLINRQMPTINKAVESYELDEYYDRALSLIVSGRAREAFDLASEPLALRERYGQNTFGQSCLLARRLVEAGTRVVEVIWPKVANSDNHSWDQHTGLSKRMKEQSAPMFDAGFSSLIEDLDDRGLLDETLVVGVGEFGRSPQRGVSTSGNNNSADGRDHWPYCYTCVLAGAGIRRGYVHGKSDKTASAPLEDPVHPGELLANIYHSFGIHPETMVYNHLNQPRELVKAQAVTKLYA, via the coding sequence ATGCTGTCGATCAAAGGTGCTGCCGGTAAAGACTTGTGCGACTCCTCGCTCAAACGGACCCGTCGCGATGTGCTTCGTGTGGGTGGTTCGGGGATGCTAGGCCTGTCGTTGGGGTCGATGCTGAATCTTCAGGCGAAAGCGTCGGAGACGCCCGTCGGTGGCGGCCCAGGCTGGGGGAAAGCCAAGTCGATCATCCTGGTTTATCTGCAGGGGGGGCCAAGCCAATTGGATCTCTGGGATCCCAAAGAGAATGTGCCCGACAACGTGCGGAGCGTGTTTAAACCGATCAGCACCAAGATTCCCGGTGTCAAGTTCACCGAAAATCTGCCTGGGCTGGCTCAATTGAACGATCGGTTCACGATGATCCGTTCGATGAGCTATACGCCCAACGGGCTGTTCAACCACACCGCTGCGATCTACCAAATGATGACCGGCTACACGACCGATAAGGTCAGCCCGTCGGGGCAGTTGGAACCGCCCAGCCCTAAGGATTTTCCTAACTTTGGGTCGAACTTGATCCGTCTGCGCCCCGTCGACGAACCGATGTTGCCGTTTGTCATGTTGCCCCGCCCTCTGCAGGAATCGAATGTTGTTGGCAAGGGGGGATCGGCCGGTTTCCTCGGCAAATCGTACGATCCGTATACTCTCTATCCGTCGGGCGACGACATGGACATGGAGAAGATGAGTCGGATCAAGATCGACGACCTGATGCTGCGGCCGGAAGTCTTTAGCGTCCGATTGCAGCGGCGGGCGCGGTTGCGCGACTTGATCAATCGGCAGATGCCAACGATCAATAAGGCTGTCGAGTCTTACGAATTGGACGAATATTACGATCGGGCTCTCTCGTTGATCGTTTCGGGACGGGCTCGCGAGGCTTTCGATTTAGCTTCCGAACCGCTGGCGCTGCGAGAACGCTACGGGCAGAATACGTTTGGCCAAAGCTGTCTGTTGGCACGTCGGTTGGTCGAAGCGGGAACCCGCGTGGTGGAAGTTATTTGGCCCAAGGTCGCCAACAGCGATAACCACTCTTGGGATCAGCACACCGGCCTCTCCAAACGGATGAAGGAGCAATCGGCGCCGATGTTCGACGCCGGTTTTTCTTCGCTGATCGAAGATCTCGACGATCGCGGCCTGCTCGACGAAACGCTTGTCGTCGGTGTTGGTGAATTCGGCCGCAGTCCACAGCGGGGTGTCAGCACCAGCGGTAATAACAATAGCGCCGACGGACGCGATCACTGGCCCTATTGTTACACCTGTGTCCTCGCGGGGGCGGGGATTCGCCGCGGCTATGTTCACGGCAAGAGTGACAAGACGGCCTCGGCACCGTTGGAAGATCCGGTCCATCCCGGCGAACTGTTGGCCAACATCTATCACAGTTTCGGAATCCATCCCGAAACGATGGTCTACAACCACCTCAATCAGCCGCGTGAATTGGTCAAAGCCCAAGCGGTCACCAAGCTGTATGCGTAG
- a CDS encoding vWA domain-containing protein, translating into MEILCPTQRIPRQPRSARLGMLMLAITLTSGIAWAEKPESNSRLATYQTPAGDGYFAISVTPELNPQQLAAVTQGPRSVVIVADTSASQAGYYRNQTLDAVRSILAGLDSDVAVSIVAVDVQATPLSEQFATPTAETTSKAIKNLANRLPLGNTDLAAALRTADGMLASRSGHRSMIYVGDGSSIGDVLDEQAFGKIADSLRSNQVAVHSLAVGPTSNVQLLASIANQTGGVTLVQADDSKTSPLQMGTMLANAASHSPLWIQSATLPAGFVSAHGDRLPPLRTDRDSVLIGRFEGDGDGELMVRTMAADQQIDLNWDLHREPSNPDFAFLPSLVSQSSETNGLYLATAGSGYLRETARMMTENADQLAKAGALALKRGELKGAAAVAEMALKIDPTNPQALSVSNLVSNQTQLTAQIVDAEGSGLLDPQTPGIRPDPLEAPGVFMNMVEAERNQLTGRVRAEVRAQLKAARQRLSQDPTGVAATLKILLDSVQAEPNLDVKVRDELAAQIISAIQVSERSEVRFSETQERQQEIKAQAATTERLLQDTFRHEARVKTLVDQFASLMRENRTTEAVFEVAPQVEELEPNTVISNAVKTQGHMVHNYRRWKRAQSMRQRNFVDSLLLNEEAFIPFVDEPPLHYTDAETWQRMSRRRLDRYGAIELTGDNAAERRIYKALNDDTSLKFIDEPLENVVEILKEKHNIPIVIDLRALDDLGLTPDIPVTKNLESVSLRSGLRLLLQDLDLTYMIKDEVLQITTPDAAETNLVTKVYPVGDLVVPVIQLGGGGMGGGMGGGGGFGGGGGMGGGMGGGMGGGMGGGMGGGMGGMGGGGGMFAVPDEVRLSEKTTTTESAAAPASAKTTPAASNDVPLAVELNQLLKVSPAEGQTEAEAWDQYFTDLSFADDRERAIHDSRLRITIRQGLRRAEKADEADDAEKTKQEFQRICDIVGAALRQGHAQGWMYHGLAIALQGTGAEQSEVARAMLSAADFAETTDDLLNVARHMNQMEMHAQAIDLCKKAAQLDPYKSEAYLMALGIARQTDDVDGITWACAGVLRQAWPESLQHIEDKARLTARSTYQRLLEENRVMEAKQFESNVAESVVRDCVVRVSWTGQADIDLMVEEPSGTVCSLQTPRSAGGGVLLGDSFSGDQPSVSGFSESYVCPEGFSGEYRVLLRRVWGNVSTGHVTVDVITDVGRPEQHYFRRQIPLTEQNALITFQVQDGRRKQPVAEAKLVDLREQQAKINKNILAQQSAGAPVDLRSAADYYRDIALSGGNRGRNPFQRNGAVGFRPDITILPEGASLQVLGIISADRRYVRITPGPFFSQIGDVTTFNFVTGDEGAGTAGGAGGGSFGGGGIGGGGGGGVGGQL; encoded by the coding sequence ATGGAAATCCTCTGCCCAACCCAACGAATCCCTCGCCAGCCCAGGTCGGCGCGACTGGGGATGTTGATGCTGGCAATCACGTTGACCAGCGGCATCGCTTGGGCTGAAAAGCCTGAATCGAACAGCCGTTTGGCCACCTATCAGACTCCCGCTGGCGACGGCTATTTTGCCATCAGCGTCACGCCGGAACTGAATCCGCAACAACTCGCGGCGGTCACGCAAGGCCCGCGAAGCGTGGTGATCGTTGCCGACACATCAGCCAGCCAAGCCGGATATTATCGCAACCAAACGCTCGACGCGGTGCGATCGATCCTAGCCGGACTCGATTCCGACGTGGCAGTCAGCATCGTTGCTGTCGACGTGCAAGCAACTCCGTTGAGCGAACAATTCGCCACCCCCACTGCGGAAACGACCAGCAAAGCGATCAAGAACTTGGCCAACCGCTTGCCATTGGGCAACACCGACTTGGCCGCCGCTCTGCGAACCGCCGACGGAATGCTCGCCTCGCGATCCGGTCATCGATCGATGATCTACGTTGGCGACGGCAGTTCGATTGGCGACGTTCTGGACGAACAAGCATTTGGCAAAATCGCCGATTCGCTGCGATCCAACCAAGTGGCCGTCCACTCATTGGCAGTTGGCCCCACATCGAACGTTCAGCTATTGGCTTCGATCGCAAACCAAACCGGCGGCGTCACGCTGGTCCAAGCGGACGATTCGAAAACTTCGCCACTGCAGATGGGAACGATGTTGGCGAACGCAGCCAGCCATTCGCCGCTGTGGATTCAATCGGCCACGTTGCCCGCGGGTTTCGTTAGCGCTCATGGCGACCGTTTGCCACCGCTGCGAACCGATCGCGATTCGGTCCTAATCGGCCGCTTCGAAGGCGATGGCGATGGCGAGTTGATGGTTCGCACCATGGCCGCCGATCAACAGATCGACTTGAACTGGGATTTGCATCGCGAACCGAGCAATCCCGATTTTGCCTTCCTCCCTTCGCTGGTCTCCCAAAGCAGCGAAACCAATGGCCTGTATCTGGCGACCGCCGGTTCCGGTTATCTGCGTGAGACCGCTCGCATGATGACCGAAAACGCCGACCAGTTGGCCAAAGCGGGTGCGTTGGCACTGAAGCGTGGCGAACTCAAGGGAGCCGCCGCAGTAGCCGAGATGGCACTGAAAATCGATCCCACCAACCCGCAAGCGCTGTCGGTCTCGAACCTGGTTTCGAACCAGACCCAATTGACAGCTCAGATTGTCGACGCCGAAGGCAGCGGTTTGCTGGATCCTCAGACTCCAGGAATTAGGCCCGATCCGTTGGAAGCCCCCGGCGTTTTCATGAACATGGTCGAAGCCGAACGCAATCAATTGACGGGTCGCGTGCGGGCGGAGGTACGGGCACAGCTGAAAGCAGCCCGACAACGCCTCTCCCAAGACCCAACCGGAGTCGCGGCGACATTGAAGATCCTACTCGATTCAGTGCAAGCCGAGCCCAATCTGGACGTCAAGGTTCGAGACGAACTGGCAGCACAGATCATCAGCGCGATTCAGGTTTCGGAGCGTTCGGAAGTTCGATTTTCGGAGACTCAAGAGCGTCAGCAAGAGATCAAGGCCCAAGCGGCAACAACCGAACGCCTGCTGCAAGACACGTTCCGGCACGAAGCTCGTGTGAAAACGTTGGTCGACCAGTTCGCCTCGTTGATGCGAGAGAACCGCACCACCGAAGCTGTCTTCGAGGTTGCACCTCAAGTTGAAGAACTGGAACCCAATACGGTCATCTCCAACGCCGTGAAGACCCAAGGTCACATGGTTCACAATTACCGTCGCTGGAAAAGAGCCCAGTCGATGCGTCAGCGGAACTTTGTCGATTCGCTGTTGCTCAACGAAGAAGCGTTTATCCCGTTTGTGGACGAACCACCATTGCATTACACCGATGCGGAAACTTGGCAACGGATGAGCCGTCGACGTTTGGATCGCTACGGTGCGATCGAACTGACCGGCGACAACGCGGCCGAACGACGGATCTACAAAGCGCTCAACGACGATACCTCGTTGAAGTTCATCGATGAACCGTTGGAGAACGTGGTCGAGATCCTGAAAGAGAAACACAACATCCCGATCGTGATCGATCTGCGTGCGTTGGACGATCTCGGTTTGACTCCCGATATCCCGGTCACCAAGAACCTGGAAAGCGTCTCGCTGCGTTCGGGTCTGCGATTGTTGCTGCAAGACCTCGATCTAACCTACATGATCAAAGACGAAGTGTTGCAAATCACCACGCCTGATGCAGCCGAAACCAACCTCGTAACCAAGGTTTACCCGGTCGGCGATCTCGTCGTTCCCGTGATCCAACTTGGCGGCGGCGGCATGGGTGGCGGCATGGGCGGCGGCGGCGGCTTTGGCGGCGGCGGCGGCATGGGTGGCGGCATGGGCGGCGGCATGGGTGGCGGCATGGGCGGCGGTATGGGCGGCGGCATGGGCGGCATGGGCGGCGGTGGCGGCATGTTTGCTGTTCCCGACGAAGTCCGGCTGTCCGAAAAGACCACGACGACCGAATCCGCTGCGGCACCTGCGTCGGCAAAGACTACTCCGGCAGCATCGAACGATGTTCCGTTGGCCGTCGAATTGAACCAGTTGCTCAAAGTCTCGCCCGCCGAGGGTCAGACCGAAGCGGAAGCTTGGGATCAGTATTTCACCGACCTTTCGTTTGCCGATGATCGCGAGCGAGCGATCCACGATTCGCGACTGCGGATAACGATCCGCCAAGGCTTGCGTCGAGCGGAAAAGGCCGACGAAGCGGACGACGCTGAAAAGACCAAACAGGAATTCCAACGGATCTGCGATATCGTTGGCGCGGCGTTGCGACAAGGTCACGCCCAAGGCTGGATGTACCACGGGTTGGCGATCGCGCTGCAAGGAACCGGAGCGGAGCAAAGCGAAGTTGCGCGGGCGATGTTGTCGGCCGCTGATTTTGCCGAAACGACCGACGACCTGTTGAACGTCGCTCGGCACATGAATCAGATGGAGATGCATGCCCAAGCGATTGATCTATGCAAGAAGGCGGCCCAGTTGGACCCGTACAAGAGCGAAGCCTATTTAATGGCCTTGGGGATTGCTCGGCAGACCGATGATGTCGACGGAATCACTTGGGCTTGTGCGGGTGTACTGCGTCAGGCGTGGCCTGAATCGCTGCAGCACATCGAAGACAAGGCGCGACTGACCGCCCGTTCGACCTACCAACGCTTGTTGGAAGAGAACCGCGTGATGGAAGCCAAGCAGTTTGAAAGCAACGTGGCCGAATCGGTCGTCCGCGATTGTGTTGTGCGTGTCTCTTGGACCGGCCAAGCCGATATCGATCTGATGGTGGAAGAACCTTCGGGAACCGTTTGCTCGCTTCAAACACCGCGCTCCGCTGGTGGTGGCGTGTTATTGGGCGACAGCTTCAGTGGCGATCAGCCATCGGTTTCGGGATTCTCCGAATCCTATGTCTGCCCCGAAGGATTCTCCGGTGAATATCGGGTCTTGTTGCGCCGCGTCTGGGGCAACGTTTCGACCGGACACGTGACGGTCGATGTGATCACCGACGTCGGACGTCCCGAACAACATTATTTCCGCCGTCAGATTCCGCTGACCGAGCAGAATGCCTTGATTACGTTCCAGGTTCAAGACGGCCGCCGTAAGCAACCGGTTGCCGAAGCAAAACTGGTCGATCTTCGCGAACAACAAGCCAAGATCAACAAGAACATTTTGGCACAACAGTCCGCCGGTGCACCGGTCGATCTCCGGTCGGCTGCGGATTACTACCGCGACATCGCCCTCAGCGGCGGCAACCGCGGACGCAACCCGTTCCAGCGCAACGGTGCGGTTGGTTTCCGTCCCGACATCACGATTCTTCCCGAAGGTGCATCGCTGCAAGTGCTGGGAATCATTTCGGCCGATCGCCGTTATGTGCGGATCACCCCCGGGCCGTTCTTCTCGCAGATTGGCGACGTGACCACGTTTAACTTCGTCACCGGTGACGAAGGAGCCGGAACCGCCGGCGGTGCTGGCGGTGGATCGTTTGGCGGCGGTGGCATTGGTGGCGGTGGCGGTGGCGGCGTTGGCGGCCAGCTGTAG
- a CDS encoding 3-deoxy-D-manno-octulosonic acid transferase, with the protein MTYLLNIAYLLAAVAISPILVWRSLRTGKYRAGWSAKLLGSVPVRDGSQPCAWLHAVSVGEVNLLSNVVQRLQQSRPDMQIVISTTTATGMQLARTRFPEHTVFYCPLDFSWAVRRAFRRIRPDVLVLSELELWPNLIAIARQKGAEVVVINARLSERSFRGYRRFASLLRPTFRRLSLVLAQDETYARRFLQMGVDHSRVRVTGSIKFDGARTDRHAPEVVALRKLSAACKEQIVWIAGSTQAPEERIALDIYRRLADRFPQLRLVLVPRHPERFKAVADQVVGAGLKLRRRSELQTPAESWPGDTVLLVDTVGELGCWWGLSDIAFVGGSMGSRGGQNMLEPAGFGAAVSFGPNTKNFRDIVAQLLAADAATVVRDRTALEQFVVNCVEDPAARRQQGRRAQVLVVGGQGAIDRTIAAVEQLLPPALSSSSRQAA; encoded by the coding sequence ATGACTTACCTTTTAAACATCGCCTACCTGTTGGCTGCCGTTGCCATCTCGCCGATTCTCGTTTGGCGATCGCTGCGAACAGGCAAATACCGGGCGGGTTGGTCGGCTAAATTGCTAGGAAGTGTCCCGGTTCGCGATGGCAGCCAGCCGTGCGCTTGGCTGCACGCGGTCAGCGTTGGCGAAGTCAACCTGCTTTCCAATGTCGTCCAGCGTCTGCAGCAATCGCGTCCCGACATGCAGATCGTGATCAGCACGACTACCGCGACGGGCATGCAGTTAGCCCGCACACGGTTCCCCGAACACACAGTCTTCTATTGCCCGCTGGACTTCAGTTGGGCAGTGCGGCGAGCCTTCCGGCGAATTCGCCCCGATGTTCTGGTTCTCAGCGAATTGGAACTCTGGCCGAACCTGATCGCGATCGCGAGGCAAAAGGGGGCGGAAGTTGTTGTGATCAACGCCCGGCTCAGCGAACGCAGCTTCCGCGGCTACCGCCGCTTTGCCTCTCTGTTGCGGCCAACCTTTCGGCGACTCTCGCTGGTCCTCGCTCAAGACGAAACCTACGCACGTCGCTTCCTGCAAATGGGAGTCGATCACAGCCGCGTCCGCGTGACTGGGTCGATCAAATTTGACGGTGCGCGGACCGACCGGCATGCGCCCGAAGTCGTCGCTCTGCGGAAGTTGTCGGCCGCCTGCAAGGAGCAAATCGTTTGGATCGCTGGCAGCACCCAGGCTCCCGAGGAACGGATCGCGCTGGACATCTATCGTCGTTTGGCTGATCGATTCCCTCAACTGCGGTTGGTCCTTGTGCCACGGCATCCCGAACGTTTCAAGGCTGTTGCCGATCAAGTGGTGGGCGCGGGACTCAAGTTGCGTCGCCGCAGCGAATTACAGACCCCGGCTGAATCGTGGCCCGGCGATACAGTATTATTGGTCGACACCGTCGGTGAACTGGGATGTTGGTGGGGCCTTTCCGACATCGCCTTTGTCGGCGGCAGCATGGGCTCGCGCGGCGGCCAGAACATGCTCGAACCGGCCGGCTTTGGAGCTGCGGTTTCCTTTGGCCCCAACACGAAGAACTTTCGCGACATCGTCGCTCAATTGCTCGCAGCCGACGCTGCGACCGTCGTCCGCGATCGCACTGCGTTGGAGCAGTTTGTCGTCAATTGCGTCGAAGACCCCGCCGCGCGTCGCCAGCAGGGTCGGCGCGCTCAAGTTCTGGTGGTCGGTGGGCAGGGAGCGATCGATCGTACGATCGCTGCTGTCGAACAACTCTTGCCACCCGCCTTGTCTAGCTCTTCTCGCCAGGCAGCCTGA